Proteins encoded by one window of Verrucomicrobiia bacterium:
- a CDS encoding transposase zinc-binding domain-containing protein, whose protein sequence is MTQVFPILVHGFMQVYRAKNPRKSPLWQCANRHYDEFEALYPEKYEPRYGRLRPVIPQVVSKFLGCGDLHRGFARIRCEHCKHEYLLAFSCKSRWFCPSCHQKNVQTTARFIVEGVLAPVPHSHHVLAIPRMLRPYFQRHRHLLKHLCRLANESLTEYLQTALDCPDGVPGIILTLHTFGEYLDFHPHIHALVADGLFA, encoded by the coding sequence ATGACACAGGTCTTCCCTATACTGGTCCATGGTTTCATGCAAGTTTATCGCGCCAAAAACCCGCGCAAATCGCCCCTCTGGCAGTGCGCCAACCGCCATTACGACGAGTTCGAAGCCCTTTACCCCGAGAAGTACGAGCCGCGCTATGGCCGGCTGCGGCCCGTTATCCCGCAGGTGGTGAGCAAATTCCTGGGGTGCGGCGACCTGCATCGGGGCTTTGCCCGCATCCGGTGTGAGCATTGCAAGCACGAGTACTTGCTGGCCTTTTCGTGCAAAAGCCGCTGGTTCTGCCCCTCGTGCCATCAGAAGAATGTGCAAACCACCGCCCGATTCATTGTCGAGGGTGTGCTGGCCCCGGTGCCCCACTCCCATCACGTCCTGGCGATTCCTCGAATGCTCCGGCCTTACTTCCAACGCCATCGCCACCTGCTCAAGCATCTCTGCCGGCTGGCCAATGAAAGCCTTACCGAGTACCTCCAGACCGCCTTGGATTGTCCGGACGGCGTCCCGGGCATCATCCTGACGCTGCACACCTTCGGTGAGTACCTCGACTTTCATCCCCATATCCATGCCCTGGTGGCTGACGGTTTGTTCGCGC